The following are encoded in a window of Bacillus sp. SORGH_AS_0510 genomic DNA:
- the brnQ gene encoding branched-chain amino acid transport system II carrier protein, producing MKKKDTLFVGLMLFSMFFGAGNLIFPPFLGMGSGTSFWTAIIGFIITAVGLPLLVLTAIARVKDGVNTLGSRVHPWFGPIFTVVVYLSIGPFFGVPRNANVAFEMGFKPFLGQVSASQSTLLLGFTALFFLLVYLLSLNPSKVVDYMGRFITPTLLLSIVVLCVTGFLKLNKPLQAPGENYQSASLFKGFIDGYSTMDALAALAFGIVVLTTLKQKGVTGKKELTAYTIKAGLVAGAALALVYVAIGFLGAKMAAYGSFDNGTAILSSASTILLGTGGKVLLGVIFTLACFTTCVGLTIACGQYFSKIAPKLSYRLVVTLVTVASFLIANLGLNQIITISVPFLVMAYPLTIVLVSLAFFHRFFAGSQKVYALSMLLTGLVSLYDGLKMFGVKLSFLESFMNSLPFASVGLSWVVPALVGALAGFVWEKAHGTSSQTEAHDLRKTA from the coding sequence ATGAAGAAGAAGGATACGTTATTTGTTGGTTTGATGCTATTTTCAATGTTTTTTGGAGCCGGGAATTTAATTTTCCCACCCTTTTTAGGAATGGGATCTGGGACCTCTTTTTGGACGGCCATCATTGGTTTTATTATTACTGCTGTAGGCCTTCCATTGCTGGTCCTCACCGCTATTGCACGAGTGAAAGACGGGGTTAACACATTAGGCAGCCGGGTACACCCTTGGTTCGGTCCTATTTTTACCGTCGTCGTTTATTTATCGATCGGGCCATTCTTTGGAGTACCAAGAAATGCAAATGTTGCATTCGAAATGGGATTCAAGCCTTTTCTTGGGCAAGTATCAGCTAGTCAATCCACGCTACTACTAGGATTTACTGCACTTTTCTTCTTGCTAGTATATTTATTAAGTTTAAACCCGTCCAAAGTTGTTGATTACATGGGCCGGTTTATTACACCAACTTTGTTATTATCCATCGTTGTCTTGTGTGTCACTGGATTTCTAAAATTAAATAAACCCTTACAAGCACCGGGAGAAAATTATCAATCTGCTTCACTCTTTAAGGGCTTTATCGATGGGTATTCAACAATGGACGCTTTAGCTGCCCTTGCCTTTGGGATTGTTGTTTTGACAACACTTAAACAAAAAGGGGTAACCGGAAAAAAGGAGCTAACCGCCTATACGATAAAGGCCGGTTTGGTTGCAGGTGCTGCTCTTGCACTTGTTTATGTTGCTATTGGTTTTCTGGGAGCAAAAATGGCTGCCTACGGTTCGTTTGATAATGGAACGGCGATTTTATCCTCTGCTTCCACTATTCTTTTAGGTACTGGCGGGAAGGTCCTTCTTGGAGTTATTTTTACACTTGCTTGCTTCACAACCTGTGTTGGCTTAACCATTGCATGTGGTCAGTATTTTTCAAAAATCGCCCCAAAACTTAGTTATCGCCTAGTCGTTACTTTAGTTACAGTGGCAAGCTTTTTAATTGCAAATCTTGGTTTAAACCAGATCATTACAATTTCTGTTCCATTCTTAGTCATGGCTTATCCATTAACAATTGTGTTAGTTTCACTTGCGTTTTTCCATCGTTTCTTCGCTGGTTCGCAAAAAGTGTATGCTTTATCTATGCTTCTTACAGGATTAGTAAGTTTGTATGATGGCTTAAAAATGTTTGGAGTAAAGCTTAGTTTCTTAGAATCTTTTATGAACAGCCTTCCATTTGCTTCTGTCGGCTTGAGTTGGGTTGTGCCTGCACTTGTCGGCGCCTTGGCAGGATTCGTTTGGGAAAAGGCACATGGAACTTCATCACAAACCGAAGCACATGATTTAAGAAAAACTGCATAA
- a CDS encoding Gfo/Idh/MocA family protein, whose protein sequence is MINFATVGTGWISDSFIQAAQLSGKFHLVGVHSRTEEKAKQMADKYQAANYFTNLEEMAKSEEFQAVYIASPNSLHFEQALIFLKNKKHVICEKPIFSNTAELEMAFRTAEENGVYLVEAIRNIHTPNFHILKEKLGMAGDLRSAMLPYVQYSSRYDLFLQGEEPNIFSAVYSGGALVDLGVYPLYLAVCLFGEPRKVTYHPVLLRSGVDGSGTLVLEYEGFICTILCSKISHSELPCEIHGEKGSFVLEDAAPISEIKFIDSHSKDSQILSVDQEEQNMVYECEAFANMIELKNDEEYTRLKNWSKIILRITEEARKQNNIIFTVEK, encoded by the coding sequence ATGATTAACTTTGCAACAGTTGGTACAGGATGGATCTCAGACTCGTTTATCCAAGCAGCACAGCTAAGTGGGAAGTTTCATTTAGTAGGTGTTCATTCGCGTACAGAAGAGAAAGCGAAGCAGATGGCCGATAAGTATCAAGCTGCAAATTATTTCACAAACCTTGAGGAAATGGCCAAAAGTGAAGAGTTTCAAGCTGTCTATATTGCGTCCCCTAATTCTCTCCACTTTGAACAAGCCTTAATCTTTTTGAAAAATAAAAAGCATGTCATCTGTGAAAAACCTATTTTTTCAAATACGGCCGAATTAGAAATGGCTTTCCGTACAGCTGAAGAAAATGGCGTGTACTTAGTGGAAGCCATCCGAAATATTCATACACCTAATTTTCATATCTTAAAAGAAAAATTAGGAATGGCTGGTGACCTTCGAAGTGCCATGTTGCCATATGTTCAATATTCATCGCGTTATGATTTATTTTTACAAGGAGAAGAACCAAACATATTCTCCGCTGTCTATTCAGGTGGAGCGCTTGTCGACTTAGGGGTCTACCCGCTTTATTTAGCCGTCTGCTTATTTGGTGAGCCACGGAAGGTCACGTATCATCCAGTACTGCTTAGAAGTGGAGTGGATGGAAGCGGGACACTGGTATTAGAATATGAAGGTTTTATTTGCACCATTCTATGTTCGAAAATTTCCCATTCGGAGCTACCTTGCGAAATTCACGGGGAAAAGGGAAGCTTCGTTCTTGAAGATGCGGCACCGATTTCGGAAATCAAATTTATCGATAGCCATTCGAAAGATAGTCAAATCTTGAGTGTAGACCAAGAAGAACAAAACATGGTCTATGAATGTGAAGCATTTGCGAATATGATTGAATTAAAGAATGATGAAGAATATACTCGTTTGAAAAATTGGAGTAAGATCATTCTTCGAATCACAGAAGAGGCACGTAAACAAAATAATATTATTTTTACTGTCGAAAAATAA